In Dendropsophus ebraccatus isolate aDenEbr1 chromosome 14, aDenEbr1.pat, whole genome shotgun sequence, the following proteins share a genomic window:
- the UBE2O gene encoding (E3-independent) E2 ubiquitin-conjugating enzyme, with product MADPADPSSPVSGESPPPPGTDGSQRLLFSHDLVFGTYRGQGRFGLVRLMHGEDSESEEEAEDEEAGGGRRKGGGSSGGGGAGGGERGSPGSDTAEEASRFGPLKRGYVRVQWYPEGIRQDVKETKLKLEDRSLVPRDVVHRISSKDSQCGTVIDVNIDCMVKIVGTGCYLSPVNSRDLRHIWPIMYGDYIAYDCWLGKVYDLKNQVILKLSNGARCSMSTEDASKLYDVCPHASDSGLFFDDSYGFYPGQVLIGPSKVFTNVQWLSGVKPVLSVKSKFRVHVEEVQVTELRVTWITKSFCLGGTDSMDPPSSVITQENLHKVKRLGSFDHTQRQLGERCLYIFPDMVEPTRILCESLEKNCLLGEVASPLKRTEMLWQKQFMKIVSCTQEPTSSVELPKRNLNAATGEAVEKGVLQDDCDYDKEPRKAPGSEEGSAQDQLLGNVHEMFQDLPLQLGEQEADDEAIEDNDDTSSVTSSASSTTSSKSGSGPGRKKSIPLSIRNLKRKHKKKKKKSKVYTEFKAGDRMAVEILTTMTTANVLWQDGTVETNIRSNELIPIQHLDNNEFCPGDFVVDKRALALQDPSIYGVVQYGDHTGRTCAVKWVRLNSAGTDIEVLGEEDDVSVYDIADHPDFRFRVTDIVIRIGSSDPDFAADGSQPSVGHVACVDVSSKVEVIWADNSRTIVLPQHLYNVESELEESFYDSVDSSTSGASSDEWEDDSDSWETDNGLTEDEHSRVAAEGAEEAQSPSASAEIPQQTEIDSAQPSTAAAAVAVPGLVVKVNEKEGMVKSFKEFKEAIKILESLKNMTVEQLLTGSPTSPIAEPEKFTREKKFLDDIKKLQETLKKTLDNVAIAEEEKMESAPEAEKEDKAEAQTPVRSEWPSDTPVLCQQCGGKPGVIFTSAKGEVFSVLESAPESHCFKKLEFQAPEAKKFFSTVRKEMALLATSLPDGIMVKTFEDRMDLFSAFIKGPTRTPYEDGLFLFDIQLPNIYPAVPPLFHYLSQCSGRLNPNLYDNGKVCVSLLGTWIGKGTERWTSKSSLLQVLISIQGLILVNEPYYNEAGFDSDRGLQEGYENSRCYNEMALIRVVQSMTQMLRRPVEVFQQEILEHFQSNGWRLAHRVESWLETNSMVEKSGELSNGQEHPCIVPYSPTEPDSTPEPTLNSKDLDDSGCGASTVSPGEVPHYSDLENIGKGVLVSNASSSAEETRGATGGMQPSVKPKKRRKSYRSFLPDKRGYPDIGFPLFPLSKGFIKSIQGVLGQYKAALMEAGIMEPRAGRLTLPL from the exons CTTAAACTGGAGGACAGGTCTCTGGTGCCCAGGGATGTCGTGCATCGCATAAGTTCAAAG GACAGTCAGTGCGGCACAGTCATTGATGTGAACATAGACTGCATGGTGAAGATCGTAGGGACGGGCTGTTACCTCAGTCCGGTCAACAGCAGGGACCTGCGGCACATATGG CCCATCATGTATGGAGATTACATTGCCTATGACTGCTGGCTGGGCaaagtttatgacctcaaaaacCAAGTTATCCTAAAGCTGTCTAATGGAGCCAG GTGCTCTATGAGTACAGAAGATGCCTCCAAACTGTATGATGTCTGTCCCCACGCCAGTGACTCG GGCCTGTTCTTTGATGACTCTTATGGCTTCTACCCAGGCCAAGTGCTTATTGGTCCAtccaaagtttttacaaatgttcAGTGGCTTTCCGGTGTGAAACCGGTGCTAAGCGTCAAGAGCAAGTTCCGTGTACACGTCGAAGAG GTGCAAGTAACAGAGCTGAGAGTAACCTGGATTACAAAAAGCTTTTGTCTTGGGGGTACAGATTCTATGGACCCTCCATCATCTGTTATAACACAAGAAAACTTGCACAA AGTGAAGAGGCTCGGCTCATTTGACCACACACAGCGGCAGCTGGGAGAACGCTGTCTGTACATCTTCCCCGACATGGTAGAACCTACTAGAATCCTGTGTGAAAGTTTGGAGAAGAATTGTCTCCTTGGAGAGGTGGCTAGTCCTCTAAAG CGAACAGAAATGTTGTGGCAGAAGCAATTTATGAAGATTGTCTCATGTACACAAGAGCCAACCAGTTCAGTAGAGCTGCCTAAAAGAAACCTGAACGCTGCGACAGGTGAGGCGGTTGAGAAAGGTGTCCTGCAAGATGACTGTGATTACGATAAGGAACCAAGGAAAGCGCCAGGTTCTGAGGAAGGTTCTGCGCAGGATCAGTTGCTCGGAAATGTCCATGAGATGTTTCAGGACTTGCCTCTTCAGcttggggagcaggaggcagatgATGAAGCAATAGAAGACAACGACGACACAAGTTCTGTAACCTCCTCAGCAAGTTCTACAACCTCCTCAAAAAGTGGCAGCGGGCCTGGGCGTAAGAAGAGTATCCCACTCTCCATACGGAACCTGAAGAGaaagcacaaaaagaaaaagaagaagagcaAAGTCTACACAGAATTTAAAGCAGGGGACAG GATGGCCGTAGAAATCCTCACCACCATGACAACGGCAAACGTCTTGTGGCAAGATGGAACCGTAGAAACTAACATTCGGTCCAATGAGCTGATCCCTATCCAGCATTTAGACAACAATGAGTTCTGTCCAGGAGACTTTGTGGTGGATAAAAGAG CACTTGCTCTACAGGATCCTAGTATTTATGGTGTGGTACAGTATGGCGATCACACAGGGCGTACATGTGCTGTGAAATGGGTCCGGTTGAATTCTGCGGGGACCGACATTGAG GTTCTCGGCGAAGAAGATGACGTTAGCGTCTATGACATTGCTGACCATCCAGACTTCCGCTTCAGAGTCACAGATATCGTGATACGCATCGGGAGCTCGGACCCTGATTTTGCAGCTGATGGCAGTCAG CCCTCAGTGGGACACGTTGCCTGTGTAGATGTTAGTAGTAAAGTAGAAGTGATTTGGGCTGACAATTCCAGGACTATTGTCCTTCCACAG CATTTGTACAATGTAGAGTCAGAGCTGGAGGAATCTTTCTATGACTCTGTGGACAGCAGTACTAGCGGCGCCTCCTCTGACGAGTGGGAAGATGACAGTGATAGTTGGGAGACAGACAACGGCCTCACAGAGGATGAACACTCGCGTGTTGCTGCCGAAGGAGCGGAGGAAGCGCAAAGTCCAAGTGCGTCTGCAGAGATACCTCAGCAAACTGAGATTGATAGCGCACAACCCAGCACTGCCGCGGCCGCTGTTGCAGTTCCTGGGCTTGTAGTAAAAGTGAATGAGAAGGAAGGTATGGTTAAGAGCTTCAAGGAGTTTAAGGAGGCTATTAAGATTCTCGAAAGCTTGAAAAATATGACTGTGGAGCAGCTGTTGACCGGTTCTCCAACATCGCCCATTGCGGAGCCTGAGAAGTTCactagagaaaaaaaattcctgGATGATATCAAGAAGTTGCAGGAAACTCTGAAGAAGACTCTTGATAATGTGGCCATTGCTGAGGAGGAGAAGATGGAATCTGCACCCGAGGCAGAAAAAGAAGATAAAGCTGAAGCCCAGACACCAGTCCGCTCAGAATGGCCTAGtgacacaccagtcctctgccaGCAATGTGGGGGCAAACCTGGCGTCATATTCACAAGTGCTAAAGGAGAGGTGTTCTCTGTGCTAGAGTCTGCACCAG AGAGTCATTGTTTCAAGAAGCTGGAGTTCCAAGCACCAGAAGCAAAGAAGTTCTTCAGCACCGTACGCAAAGAAATGGCTCTACTGGCCACATCCCTTCCTGATGGTATCATGGTGAAGACTTTTGAAGATAGAATG GACCTCTTTTCTGCCTTCATTAAAGGTCCAACGCGTACTCCGTATGAGGACGGTCTATTTTTGTTTGACATTCAGCTGCCCAACATCTATCCTGCCGTGCCACCACTTTTCCACTATCTGTCCCAATGCAGTGGAAGGCTAAATCCAAATCTCTATGACAATGGGAAAGTGTGCGTCAGTCTACTGGGCACCTGGATAGGAAAG GGAACGGAGAGATGGACAAGCAAGTCTAGTCTTCTTCAGGTTCTAATATCCATTCAAG GTCTCATATTAGTGAATGAGCCATACTACAATGAAGCTGGCTTTGATAGTGACCGTGGACTACAAGAGGGCTATGAGAACAGTCGCTGCTACAATGAGATGGCTCTTATCCGAGTGGTCCAGTCGATGACACAGATGTTAAGGAGACCTGTAGAAGTCTTCCAGCAAGAGATCCTGGAGCACTTTCAAAGCAATGGCTGGCGTTTAGCTCACAGGGTAGAAAGTTGGCTCGAAACCAACTCCATGGTAGAAAAGAGTGGTGAGTTGTCCAATGGTCAGGAACACCCCTGTATAGTACCCTACAGCCCCACCGAACCTGACAGCACGCCAGAGCCTACATTGAATTCCAAGGACCTGGACGATTCTGGATGTGGGGCCTCTACCGTTTCTCCTGGAGAAGTTCCACATTATTCTGACTTGGAGAACATAGGTAAGGGGGTGTTGGTGAGTAACGCCAGCAGCTCTGCAGAAGAGACAAGAGGAGCAACCGGAGGGATGCAGCCAAGCGTAAAACCAAAGAAACGCAGAAAGAGCTACCGTAGTTTCCTGCCTGACAAACGGGGCTACCCCGACATTGGCTTCCCCTTGTTTCCCCTATCGAAGGGCTTCATCAAAAGCATCCAGGGTGTTCTGGGGCAATACAAGGCTGCACTCATGGAAGCTGGCATCATGGAGCCCCGTGCAGGCAGACTGACATTACCATTGTAG